The following DNA comes from Burkholderia stabilis.
GATGCTGCCGACGCTCGCGCCGCCGGCCGTCACCACGTAGTCGAAGCTGTAGGTGCCGGCCGCGGTCAGGCCGAGATTGCTGTCGGTATAGGTCGTCGTGCCCGCGGGGAGCGTCGCGATCTGCTGGCCCGCGCGGTAGATCGCGATCGCGCCGCTCGACGGCGCGGTCCACGTCAGCACGACGCTGTGGCCGTCGGTGCTCGTCGTGCCGGCGAGCTGCGACACCGGTTGCGCGCCGATCAGTTCGCCGCCGTCCATTTCATACGCGGACGGCGCGGGCAGCGCGCCGAATTGCGCGAGCACGGTCGGCGCGATATCGGCAATGCTTGCGCGCGTGCGCAGGTCGGCCAGCGACGCCGGTTGCGCGCTGCTGCCGAGGCGCCCGTTGTCGGCCTGGTTCATCGCGATGAAGGTCGTCGATTCGGACAGCAGCGGCAAGCCGTCGCTGCCGCCGGCCGCGTTCAGGCCGTGGCCGCCGGTGACGACCACCAGCCAGTTCTCCTTGTTGCGCTTCGCGGTTTCGGCGACGAGCGCGCCGACGGCCGCATCGAGCTGCTTCAGCGTGTTCGCATACGCCGATGCGCCGAGGCCGTAATTCAGCGCCGCATCCTGCGCAGAGTGGTATTGCGCGACGACGAGCGCATAACCCTGCTGGATCATCGTCGTGCTTTGCTGCGTGACGCAGTTGTCGACCGCCGCGCAGTTCGCGAGCGTGTCGAGGCTGCCCGCGTTGCGCCCGGCGCTCAGCAGCGACGCGAGCACCGGCGACCCGACGGCCGCGCCGAGCAGGCCCGCGTTCGCGGTCTTCAGTGCGTCGAATGCGGTCGGCGCCTGCAGCGCCTGGTTCGGCGCGTCGGACAGCACCTGGTGGCGATTGCCCCACGCGCCGGTGAGCAGCGTGGCCCAGCTCGGCGTGTCGAGGTTCGGCTGCTGCGACGGCAGCCCGTTGACGCCGCCGCTGTACGCGGGTGCGACGTGCAGCTTCGCGAGATTCGGCAGCGTGCCGCCGGCGATGCCGGCCGCCAGCGCGGCGTACGTGAGCCCGTCGAGCTCGATCACGAGCGCGCGGTTCGCGACCTGCTGGCCCGGCGGCGTACCGTCGTTGCCCTTGCCGTTGTCGGTGCCGCCGGCCGCGTTCGTCGCCGTGCTGCCAGCGCCGGTCGTGCCGTCCATGTTGCCGCCGCACGCGCCGAGCGCGCCGACCAAGGTCAGCCCGCACAGCAGCCGCGCGAGAGTGGTCTTCCGCATGTTTCCCCCTGATTGGAATATCCGGACACGCCCGGCGATCTGCCCGGATTCTGCTCAGGGGATGCGATGCGCGTATTTCGTTTTGCAGAAGCGCGCCGATACAGGTATCAGTTTTTTTGGGGCGGGCCCGGCGGGCGCGCCGGCCGGGCGGCGGAAACGTTACCGCCCGTCGCCGAGCGACCCGAGGATCTGGTAAGCGACCTTCACGCGATCCTCGATCGGGAAGCTGCGGTTCGCGAGCATCACGATCGCGATCCGTTTCGCGGGGACGAATGCGACATACGTGCTGAAACCGTTGGTCGAGCCCGTCTTGTTGATCCAGGTGTTGCTGTTCGGTGCGAGCGGCGGCTTGATCGCACTGGCGGGCGTCGCGTTGAACAACATCTTCGGCGCGTTGCCTTCGAGCAGCGTCGGCAGCGCAACCGGGTACGGATACTGTTCCCAGATCAGGTCCTGCGTCAGCGGCCCCGCGCGGAAATAGCCGGTGTGCGTGCGTTCGATCGCGCGCTGCAGCCGCGGCGCCGTTTCGACCAGCCCCATGTTCGCCTGCACGAAACGCAGCAGGTCGGCCGCCGTGGTCCGCACGCCGTACGCCTCCTGCCACAGCATGCCGCCCGTCATCCGGATCGGCTTGCCGTCCTGCGTATAGCCCTGCGCATAGTCGGCCGTGCGCGCGTCGGGCACGTTGATGTACGTATGCATCATCCCGAGCGCGGGGAACAGCCGCTGCTCCATCAGCGCCGCGAAATCCTTGTGCATCGCCTTCGCGGTGAGCCTGCCGAGCATCCCGATCGCGACGTTCGAATACGTGCGGCGCGTGCCCGGCGCATACGCGGGCCGCCACGCGTCGAGATAGCGCATCAGGCCGGCTTCGTCGCGGATGCCGTCCGGCACCTGCAGCGGCATGCCGCCGGGCGTATGCGTGCCGAGCTGGAGCAGCGTCACGACGCCGAACGGCTTGCCCTGCAGCGCGGGCAGGTATTTGCCCGCCGGGTCCGTGAGCGACAGCTCGCCGCCCTCCTGCGCATCGGATGCGAGCGTCGCGGTCAGCGTCTTGCTGACGGAGCCGATTTCGAACAGCGTGTCGCCGGTGACGGGCTTGCCGGTTTGCGTCGACATCACGCCGTAGTCGAACACGTAGGGCTTGCCGTCGGCGACGACGCCGATCGCCATGCCGGGAATCGCGTACTGCTTCATCAGCGGCGCGACGTGGCGGGTCACGGTGGCGTGGAGGTCGTCCTGCGTGAATGCGGCCGCGCGGCCGGCCGTGGCGGTGGCGCACGCGGCGACGAACAGGGTCGCGGCGAAGCGTGTCGCGTTGAATCGCATGGGTGCGGTTCCTTTTTATGTCGGATGGTTGCATGAACAACAGATCCGGTCGCACCGCGCGGCGATCACGGCGGCCGGCCTGTCGAAGCAGGACTATCCGCTACCGGCCCGCCGCCAACAATCGACGATATGTTGCGCGAGCCTAAAGAAAAACTTATGAGATAGGCGAGGCATTCCGGAATACCCCGCTGCATTCCCGCATCGCTTACCGGTTCGCAGGGAAAACCTGTCGGTTTTAACAGCACTCAATCCGGCAATCGAATCGCGCCGAGTCCAGATCGGTGAAAAAGAGATAAGTCTTGTCAGATTCGCCAACGCCGGCACGCGGCGTGATTGATTCGCCTGCGCGGATCGCAGTAGACTCGCGAAAGCAAAAAATAAAATCCATCCTGAGAGAATCAATAATGAAGCGCCATCTTTCGATTACCCGCCTCCGCGTCATTGGCCGCCGCGCGGCCGCGTGATTTTCACGAGTCGACCGACATGTATCGGGCACCCGCGACGCAACCGCGCATCGCTCGCGCACGCGTTCGCCGTTTCGCTCGTGAGCCAAAAGAACATCCAGGGCTTCGCGCGCATCGCCCGCGCCCGCCCCGCCTGACCGGAGAGTGACCCCGTGACCGAAACCGTCACCGCGTCCGCCTATCGGCCGCGCGACGTCGTCAATGCGCCCGACATCAAGGCGGCCATCGCACGCCGCAGCGCCGAGCGCGGCGACCCGGCCGACATCCTCGCGTGGCTCGGCAACCATTTCTTCCGCTGGGTCGTCGGTGCGTTCGAGCAGGCGCAGCCGCTCGATTCGCTCGCCGATTACCGCGCGCTCGCCGGCGCCGACCAGCCGCCGCCCGACTGGCTCGTGCGCCGGTTCCGCGTGCAGCCGGCATCCGGCGCGGCGGCCGCGCCTTCGCAGCCGGCCACCGCCGAACCGAAACCGCTCTACTTCATCGATCCCGAGCACATGCTGCTGATCGACCGCGAACGCGTGCTGGTCGAATTCCTGCGCTCGCGCGCCGGCACGCGGCTCGCGCAAAAGCTGCAGCGCATCACGTGCACGATGGCGCTCGACATGTGGGAGCGCGAGCACCAGCGGATGCAGGCGCGCCGCGACAGGGGCTGGGTGCCGAGCAGCGGCCTGGCGCTGCGCGAAGTGCTGCGCACGCCGAACGGGATCGTCTTCGAATTCGCCGGCGATCACGCGGCGCTGCGCGAGGAACTGGCCTACGAGTCGTACTACATGCAGCATTGCCTCGGCCAGTTCGCGGATCGCCGCCGGCTGCGCGGCGGGTACGGCGAACAGTATGCGCAGGCGGCGCAGGACGGCCGGCTGCGCCTGTTCACGCTGCGCGGCGCGGGCAACCAGCCGCACGTGACGATCAGCCTGTCGGTGACCGGCGACGGCCTGCGCATCGACCAGATCAAGGGCAAGCAGAATCGTCATCCGGTGCGCCGCTATGCGGACGACGTCCGCCAGTTCCTGCGCATGCTCGCGCCGCGCGGCGAGCGTCATCCCGATTGCGAAGGCATGGGCCTCGTGTTCGAGCCGGAGACGCCCGGCGCGGCCGCCGGCGAATGGACGTTCGTCACCGACGTGCGCTCGCCCGACCACCTGCTGAGCGTGAT
Coding sequences within:
- a CDS encoding LamG-like jellyroll fold domain-containing protein, giving the protein MRKTTLARLLCGLTLVGALGACGGNMDGTTGAGSTATNAAGGTDNGKGNDGTPPGQQVANRALVIELDGLTYAALAAGIAGGTLPNLAKLHVAPAYSGGVNGLPSQQPNLDTPSWATLLTGAWGNRHQVLSDAPNQALQAPTAFDALKTANAGLLGAAVGSPVLASLLSAGRNAGSLDTLANCAAVDNCVTQQSTTMIQQGYALVVAQYHSAQDAALNYGLGASAYANTLKQLDAAVGALVAETAKRNKENWLVVVTGGHGLNAAGGSDGLPLLSESTTFIAMNQADNGRLGSSAQPASLADLRTRASIADIAPTVLAQFGALPAPSAYEMDGGELIGAQPVSQLAGTTSTDGHSVVLTWTAPSSGAIAIYRAGQQIATLPAGTTTYTDSNLGLTAAGTYSFDYVVTAGGASVGSIARIAYVPPPPPPPPLATTLKNGLASYYPFGALPAVDALNASTMGPFSAAANGGSLAADPFGGQALQVTTQTVDTNGYDGYKLVQNADIATQAQFTIGMWVKTPCTDVVGFGTPVFANKNWQSGKNPGIAIGLFPQASGAPSGTCNIQYNAGDGSNRNDLKTMSVTANQWVYAAFVIDTVGKTMTAYTFDPVLGEQKQSTPLTVSASALPGLGTKTFGVNEDGTGQYHMLACGYPASHYSGGYTVNACTTVKPNVESFSDVAMWNRVVTETELQSVAGSGKPLSTILH
- the ampC gene encoding class C beta-lactamase; amino-acid sequence: MRFNATRFAATLFVAACATATAGRAAAFTQDDLHATVTRHVAPLMKQYAIPGMAIGVVADGKPYVFDYGVMSTQTGKPVTGDTLFEIGSVSKTLTATLASDAQEGGELSLTDPAGKYLPALQGKPFGVVTLLQLGTHTPGGMPLQVPDGIRDEAGLMRYLDAWRPAYAPGTRRTYSNVAIGMLGRLTAKAMHKDFAALMEQRLFPALGMMHTYINVPDARTADYAQGYTQDGKPIRMTGGMLWQEAYGVRTTAADLLRFVQANMGLVETAPRLQRAIERTHTGYFRAGPLTQDLIWEQYPYPVALPTLLEGNAPKMLFNATPASAIKPPLAPNSNTWINKTGSTNGFSTYVAFVPAKRIAIVMLANRSFPIEDRVKVAYQILGSLGDGR